Proteins encoded by one window of Candidatus Poribacteria bacterium:
- a CDS encoding sigma-54 dependent transcriptional regulator, translating into MASTDREDTNGNTPAKTLSPATVGWRKKVSIVKHIVIVSNVPDTAKEVKKDFEGMGYKVSIATDQGTQTSSLASDAILKIIHGDNADVLIPQQSRNVSAVIEGEASQVTSARSSLSGDYREIIGESPQIFEVLQHIENFAATPLRILIFGKTGTGKDLVARALHKNSGRSGKMVPVNCAAVPADLLESELFGHERGAFTSAHTRRIGRFERADKGTLFLDEIGEMPLAMQPKLLRAIEDSEIERVGGEKPIAVDVRIVAATNRDLAQAVKDGLFREDLYYRLNVASISLPTLAERREDIEDLVTHFLKKHRLSCDSEIPQIVPGTLALLESYAWPGNVRELASAVQRACYAAKEGVLLPEHLPEEIQMGQKRPVSSLKKLLTSENEQEMSFPFGLTLEAMEGSFIRATLAGLNGSRKKASEILGVSIRTLQRKLKKHRADD; encoded by the coding sequence TTGGCAAGTACCGATCGCGAGGATACTAACGGAAACACGCCAGCAAAAACACTCTCGCCAGCGACAGTCGGATGGCGAAAGAAGGTCTCTATAGTGAAACACATTGTTATTGTAAGTAATGTACCTGATACAGCGAAAGAGGTAAAAAAAGATTTTGAAGGGATGGGATACAAGGTCTCTATTGCGACCGATCAAGGTACGCAGACCTCGTCTCTTGCAAGCGATGCAATCTTAAAGATAATCCACGGGGATAATGCCGATGTGCTGATTCCACAACAGAGTAGGAATGTATCGGCAGTTATAGAAGGGGAAGCATCACAAGTTACGTCCGCGAGGAGTAGTTTGTCTGGAGACTACAGAGAAATCATTGGGGAGAGTCCACAGATATTTGAGGTCTTGCAGCACATTGAGAATTTTGCGGCTACGCCGCTGAGAATCCTGATTTTCGGCAAGACCGGTACCGGTAAAGATTTGGTCGCGCGTGCCTTACACAAAAACAGTGGCAGGTCGGGAAAGATGGTTCCTGTCAATTGTGCAGCGGTGCCGGCAGACTTATTGGAAAGTGAACTCTTCGGACATGAGAGAGGCGCGTTCACGAGTGCACATACACGTCGTATTGGTAGGTTTGAGAGAGCAGACAAGGGGACGCTGTTCCTTGATGAAATAGGAGAGATGCCACTTGCTATGCAACCGAAGTTGTTGCGTGCAATTGAGGATAGCGAGATTGAACGCGTCGGTGGCGAGAAACCGATTGCGGTGGATGTCCGAATCGTGGCAGCTACTAACCGAGATCTTGCACAAGCCGTTAAAGATGGCTTGTTTCGTGAAGACCTCTATTATCGGTTGAATGTTGCTTCTATCTCTCTACCGACGTTGGCGGAACGACGGGAGGATATTGAAGATTTAGTGACACACTTTCTTAAGAAACATCGCTTGTCCTGTGACTCGGAAATCCCGCAGATAGTACCTGGGACATTGGCTCTCCTTGAAAGTTACGCTTGGCCCGGGAATGTCCGGGAGTTGGCAAGTGCTGTTCAAAGGGCGTGTTACGCTGCCAAGGAGGGGGTTCTTTTACCAGAGCATCTACCCGAGGAGATTCAGATGGGTCAAAAACGACCCGTGAGTTCCCTTAAAAAACTACTTACATCTGAAAATGAACAAGAAATGAGCTTTCCTTTCGGCTTGACCCTTGAGGCGATGGAAGGATCGTTCATCCGTGCCACATTGGCGGGGCTTAACGGGAGTCGGAAAAAAGCCTCGGAGATATTGGGGGTAAGCATAAGGACCTTGCAACGGAAGTTGAAAAAGCATCGTGCTGACGATTAA
- a CDS encoding 4Fe-4S binding protein has translation MAYYITDECIGCMACLTNCPVDAITGDRNMLHIIDPNVCIDCTACGMVCPVEAIRDQFGEVCKFIRRPTHRPIAVIYEELCSGCDFCVHICPWECLELKDPDTGEHAESFFGICELVKPKDCVGCKLCEEVCIKDAIRIESPVLVELDEAAD, from the coding sequence ATGGCATACTATATCACTGACGAATGTATTGGGTGTATGGCGTGTTTAACCAATTGCCCCGTTGACGCAATCACGGGTGACAGGAACATGTTGCACATCATCGATCCAAACGTTTGTATCGATTGTACTGCGTGCGGGATGGTCTGTCCCGTTGAAGCGATCCGGGACCAGTTTGGTGAGGTGTGCAAGTTCATCCGCCGCCCAACACACCGACCCATTGCCGTCATCTACGAAGAACTCTGCTCCGGATGCGATTTCTGCGTTCACATCTGCCCCTGGGAGTGCTTAGAACTCAAGGACCCAGATACCGGTGAACACGCCGAAAGCTTCTTCGGCATCTGCGAATTGGTCAAACCCAAGGATTGTGTCGGCTGCAAGTTGTGCGAAGAAGTCTGTATCAAAGACGCTATTCGCATTGAATCACCAGTCCTCGTGGAGTTAGATGAAGCCGCAGATTAA
- a CDS encoding Uma2 family endonuclease has translation MGTLNDFAFKQRKYMPVFPKATGKPTIYIEGYPYEDDEPMPATEFHAEQVRNLADQLTRYFAIHPHVHIGVDTFVYYREGDMTKFVAPDVHVVLGAAKFPLRRSFYTWSEGAVPAVIFEFLSDATADQDRDEKVQVYLRDMGAQEYFIHQPEMEKPPEFRGWRRDLTADIVEITPDTQEGLFSETLNLYFRWEDQHDTQVRLLRPYLPDGTPITTSMEEHSLRIEAETRAVAAETRAAAAEQERQEMEAELKRLRQQLAHRQDNDIS, from the coding sequence ATGGGGACCCTCAACGACTTTGCCTTCAAGCAAAGGAAATATATGCCTGTTTTTCCAAAAGCTACAGGGAAACCGACAATTTACATAGAAGGATACCCCTATGAGGATGATGAACCGATGCCGGCAACAGAATTTCACGCTGAACAAGTGAGGAACCTCGCCGACCAACTCACACGATATTTTGCGATCCATCCACACGTCCATATAGGCGTTGACACGTTTGTCTATTACCGTGAAGGCGATATGACGAAGTTCGTTGCCCCCGATGTTCACGTCGTCTTAGGTGCTGCTAAGTTTCCACTCAGGCGGAGTTTTTATACGTGGTCAGAGGGTGCTGTGCCTGCGGTTATCTTTGAGTTCCTTTCGGATGCGACAGCGGATCAGGATCGGGATGAGAAAGTTCAGGTCTATCTCAGGGATATGGGTGCGCAAGAGTATTTCATCCATCAACCCGAAATGGAGAAGCCGCCTGAGTTTCGCGGGTGGCGGCGAGATCTAACCGCGGATATTGTTGAAATTACGCCTGATACACAAGAGGGTCTGTTTAGTGAAACTTTAAACCTCTATTTTCGATGGGAGGACCAACACGATACGCAGGTGCGGCTACTACGTCCGTATTTACCCGATGGCACGCCAATTACGACTTCTATGGAAGAGCATTCCCTTCGGATAGAGGCAGAAACGCGCGCAGTAGCAGCAGAAACGCGAGCAGCAGCAGCAGAACAGGAACGACAAGAAATGGAAGCCGAGCTAAAACGGCTCCGTCAGCAACTCGCTCATCGCCAGGACAACGATATTTCATGA
- the gmk gene encoding guanylate kinase encodes MVNTHLYKPNLVIVISGPSGSGKSTVIKTLCKLDETLRLSISATTRKRRRSEKDGIDYHFLSKAEFEKHIQQDSFLEWAEYGGNLYGTLKSEITAAREAGKDSILEIEVKGSLEIQKQNLAPARSVLIFIIPPSLTVLEKRLRRRKTESEAEQKQRLDIAKSEVREIKNYDYWVSNPEKAIQEAVQQIQTIIAAERSRIDPKLIEAINPSLGIDSVD; translated from the coding sequence ATGGTGAATACTCATCTTTACAAACCAAACCTTGTCATCGTCATTTCCGGACCCTCCGGTTCAGGGAAAAGCACCGTCATTAAAACTCTTTGCAAATTGGATGAAACGCTGCGGTTATCCATCTCTGCAACGACGCGTAAGCGACGTCGAAGTGAAAAGGACGGTATTGATTACCACTTCTTGTCAAAAGCAGAATTTGAAAAGCATATTCAGCAGGATAGCTTCTTAGAATGGGCAGAATATGGAGGCAACCTCTACGGCACACTCAAATCTGAAATAACCGCAGCACGTGAAGCCGGGAAAGATTCTATTTTAGAGATTGAGGTAAAAGGTTCTCTGGAAATCCAAAAGCAAAATCTTGCCCCGGCGAGAAGCGTTCTCATTTTCATTATACCCCCATCTTTGACTGTCTTAGAGAAACGCCTCCGCCGCAGAAAAACAGAATCGGAGGCAGAACAGAAACAACGATTGGACATAGCCAAATCCGAAGTCCGTGAGATTAAGAATTACGATTACTGGGTTAGCAATCCAGAGAAAGCAATCCAAGAGGCAGTTCAACAGATCCAGACCATCATCGCTGCAGAACGCTCCCGCATTGATCCGAAACTTATAGAGGCAATCAACCCTTCACTCGGCATTGACAGTGTAGATTAG
- a CDS encoding SDR family NAD(P)-dependent oxidoreductase — MDLGLKDKVVVVTGASRGIGRAIAHGFAEEGVRLSICGRTEDTLQSVTEELTAKGAEVFAKRTDVTDGTQVEAFITETVDTYGGIDVVVNNVGGSRWTPLEEISDTEWHEILDLNLVSAARVNQLAIPEMKKRGSGVILMITSIYGREGGGHITYNASKAAEISMTKSLAKELAPDNIRVNSVAPGSILFPGGGWARRMAADPEAMEAFVKSDMPLGRFGKPEEIANVVVFLASERASLVTGACVNVDGCQSHSNI, encoded by the coding sequence ATGGACTTAGGACTGAAAGATAAAGTGGTCGTTGTAACGGGTGCGAGCCGTGGGATCGGTCGCGCGATTGCCCACGGATTCGCTGAAGAGGGTGTCCGGCTGAGTATCTGTGGTAGAACCGAGGATACACTCCAAAGTGTTACGGAGGAACTCACAGCGAAAGGCGCGGAGGTTTTCGCTAAACGGACAGATGTTACGGATGGGACACAGGTCGAAGCGTTTATCACAGAAACGGTGGACACCTACGGTGGGATCGATGTCGTTGTGAACAATGTGGGTGGCAGTCGGTGGACCCCTTTGGAGGAGATTTCGGATACCGAATGGCACGAGATTCTTGATTTGAACCTTGTTTCTGCAGCACGGGTTAACCAACTCGCGATCCCTGAGATGAAAAAACGGGGCAGTGGTGTGATTCTGATGATAACGTCTATCTATGGTCGAGAAGGCGGTGGACATATCACCTATAACGCTTCAAAAGCTGCTGAGATTAGTATGACAAAGTCGTTGGCAAAAGAGCTTGCGCCGGACAATATCCGCGTCAATAGCGTTGCCCCGGGTTCGATCCTGTTTCCGGGTGGTGGTTGGGCGCGCCGGATGGCGGCGGACCCTGAGGCGATGGAGGCTTTTGTAAAGAGCGATATGCCACTCGGCAGGTTCGGGAAGCCGGAAGAAATCGCGAATGTTGTTGTCTTTCTTGCATCGGAGCGTGCAAGCCTTGTGACGGGTGCTTGTGTGAACGTTGATGGGTGTCAGTCACACTCAAATATTTGA
- the coaBC gene encoding bifunctional phosphopantothenoylcysteine decarboxylase/phosphopantothenate--cysteine ligase CoaBC has protein sequence MEFRERTIILGVTGGIAIHKSLDVASQLVKSGAYVHVVMTENATRLVQPLQFQVISRNPVLLNLFDAGTDWKPPHIDLADRADLFAIVPATANTIGKLANGIADDALSTVAVSVHCPILLAPAMNGHMYQNPFVQRNIDALKAQGIHFIEPESGDLACGYEGTGRLNTVETILQRMSDILKGRDSEGTPPTKRADDLQGKRVLVTAGATREYIDPVRFITNRSSGKMGYAIAEAAAQRGAEVRLISGTATVSAPVGIEIEHVETTLEMHDAVLQAFDNTDIVIMAGAPADYRPREFTPHKIKKTNDTLTLPLEKNPDIAQALGEQKTHQTLVCFAAETNDLLENAQKKLIRKNCDLIVANDILAEGAGFQSDTNIVTLLDRHGTCEQLPRASKRDVADVILTKVVSL, from the coding sequence ATGGAATTCAGAGAGCGAACGATCATCTTAGGTGTTACAGGCGGCATAGCCATCCACAAATCGCTTGACGTGGCAAGCCAACTCGTCAAAAGCGGTGCTTATGTCCACGTCGTGATGACCGAAAACGCCACACGTCTCGTACAGCCTCTGCAATTCCAAGTCATCTCACGGAATCCCGTCCTCCTGAACCTATTCGACGCGGGGACAGATTGGAAGCCTCCACATATCGATCTCGCCGACCGCGCCGATCTATTCGCGATTGTTCCTGCAACAGCGAACACCATCGGTAAACTCGCAAACGGCATCGCCGATGACGCACTCTCCACCGTCGCTGTTTCCGTTCACTGTCCCATCCTCCTCGCACCCGCAATGAACGGACACATGTATCAAAATCCCTTCGTCCAAAGAAACATCGACGCTTTGAAAGCACAAGGTATCCATTTCATCGAACCTGAAAGCGGTGATTTAGCCTGCGGTTATGAAGGTACAGGACGACTGAATACAGTAGAGACGATCCTCCAACGTATGAGTGATATTCTAAAGGGTCGCGATTCGGAGGGTACGCCCCCTACTAAAAGAGCAGATGATTTGCAAGGGAAACGTGTCCTTGTCACAGCAGGTGCAACGCGCGAATACATAGATCCCGTCAGATTTATTACCAACCGCTCCAGCGGAAAGATGGGGTATGCTATCGCTGAAGCGGCAGCACAGCGCGGCGCAGAAGTCCGTTTGATTAGTGGAACCGCTACTGTTTCCGCACCCGTCGGTATTGAGATTGAACATGTCGAAACAACACTCGAAATGCACGACGCTGTCTTGCAAGCGTTTGATAACACAGATATCGTTATCATGGCAGGGGCACCTGCCGATTATCGCCCACGCGAATTTACGCCCCATAAAATCAAAAAGACGAACGATACATTGACGCTCCCGCTCGAAAAGAACCCAGACATCGCACAGGCTCTCGGTGAACAGAAAACCCATCAAACGCTCGTCTGCTTCGCCGCCGAAACCAACGACCTCCTCGAAAACGCGCAAAAGAAATTAATCCGTAAAAACTGCGATCTCATTGTCGCGAACGACATTCTTGCGGAAGGTGCGGGATTTCAATCTGATACCAACATTGTCACGTTATTGGATCGGCACGGCACCTGCGAACAACTGCCACGCGCCTCAAAGCGTGACGTAGCGGATGTTATTTTAACAAAGGTTGTTTCGCTATAG